In one Nomascus leucogenys isolate Asia chromosome 13, Asia_NLE_v1, whole genome shotgun sequence genomic region, the following are encoded:
- the MMP24OS gene encoding LOW QUALITY PROTEIN: protein MMP24OS (The sequence of the model RefSeq protein was modified relative to this genomic sequence to represent the inferred CDS: deleted 2 bases in 1 codon), which yields MGAQLSGGRGAPEPAQPQPQPQPAAPEGQEQPRPPPQPPQPQPQPQPQPEPSPWGPLDDVRFLIACTSWY from the exons ATGGGGGCTCAGCTAAGCGGCGGCCGCGGCGCCCCGGAGCCTgcgcagccccagccccagccccagcctgcgGCGCCGGAGGGCCAGGAACAGCCCCGGCCTCCGCCC CAgcccccccagccccagccccagccccaaccccagcccGAGCCCAGCCCGTGGGGGCCGTTGGACGACGTGCGCTTCCTCATCGCTTGCACTTCCTGGTACTGA